A single Eulemur rufifrons isolate Redbay chromosome 9, OSU_ERuf_1, whole genome shotgun sequence DNA region contains:
- the DRG2 gene encoding developmentally-regulated GTP-binding protein 2 isoform X1: protein MGILEKISEIEKEIARTQKNKATEYHLGLLKAKLAKYRAQLLEPSKSASSKGEGFDVMKSGDARVALIGFPSVGKSTFLSLMTSTASEAASYEFTTLTCIPGVIEYKGANIQLLDLPGIIEGAAQGKGRGRQVIAVARTADVVIMMLDATKGEVQRSLLEKELESVGIRLNKHKPNIYFKPKKGGGISFNSTVTLTQCSEKLVQLILHEYKIFNAEVLFREDCSPDEFIDVIVGNRVYMPCLYVYNKIDQISMEEVDRLARKPNSVVISCGMKLNLDYLLEMLWEYLALTCIYTKKRGQRPDFTDAIILRKGASVEHVCHRIHRSLASQFKYALVWGTSTKYSPQRVGLTHTMEHEDVIQIVKK from the exons ATGGGGATCTTGGAGAAAATATCGGAGATCGAGAAGGAGATCGCTCGGACGCAGAAGAACAAGG CCACTGAGTATCATCTGGGCCTGCTGAAAGCAAAACTTGCCAAGTATCGGGCCCAGCTCCTAGAACCATCCAAATCTGCCTCATCCAAAGGAGAGGGCTTCGATGTCATGAAGTCAGGTGATGCCCGTGTGGCGCTGATTGGATTCCCCTCTGTGGGTAAG TCCACCTTCTTGAGTCTGATGACCTCCACAGCCAGTGAGGCTGCATCCTACGAGTTCACCACTCTGACGTGTATCCCTGGGGTCATTGAA TACAAAGGCGCCAACATCCAGCTCCTGGACCTTCCTGGAATCATTGAAGGCGCAGCCCAAG GGAAAGGCCGTGGCCGGCAGGTGATCGCTGTGGCACGCACAGCCGATGTTGTCATCATGATGCTGGATGCCACCAAGGGAGAGGTTCAGAG GTCTCTGCTGGAGAAGGAGCTGGAGTCCGTGGGCATCCGCCTCAACAAGCACAAGCCCAACATCTACTTCAAG cCTAAGAAAGGTGGCGGCATCTCCTTTAACTCAACAGTGACGTTGACCCAGTGCTCCGAAAAGCTGGTGCAGCTCATCCTGCACGAATACA AGATCTTCAATGCAGAAGTGCTCTTCCGAGAAGACTGTTCCCCGGACGAGTTCATCGACGTGATTGTGGGCAACCGGGTGTATATGCCCTGCCTGTAT GTTTACAACAAAATTGACCAGATCTCCATGGAAGAAGTGGACCGCCTGGCCCGAAAACCCAACAGCGTGGTCATCAG CTGCGGCATGAAGCTGAACCTGGACTACCTGCTGGAGATGCTTTGGGAGTATTTGGCCCTGACCTGCATCTACACCAAGAAGAGAGGGC AGAGGCCTGACTTCACGGATGCCATAATTCTCCGGAAAGGAGCCTCTGTGGAGCACGTG TGCCACCGCATCCATCGGTCTCTCGCCAGCCAGTTCAAGTACGCCCTGGTGTGG GGCACCAGCACCAAGTACAGCCCGCAGCGGGTGGGCCTGACCCACACCATGGAGCACGAGGATGTCATCCAGATCGTGAAGAAGTAA
- the DRG2 gene encoding developmentally-regulated GTP-binding protein 2 isoform X2 produces MGILEKISEIEKEIARTQKNKATEYHLGLLKAKLAKYRAQLLEPSKSASSKGEGFDVMKSGDARVALIGFPSVGKSTFLSLMTSTASEAASYEFTTLTCIPGVIEYKGANIQLLDLPGIIEGAAQGKGRGRQVIAVARTADVVIMMLDATKGEVQRSLLEKELESVGIRLNKHKPNIYFKPKKGGGISFNSTVTLTQCSEKLVQLILHEYKIFNAEVLFREDCSPDEFIDVIVGNRVYMPCLYVYNKIDQISMEEVDRLARKPNSVVISCGMKLNLDYLLEMLWEYLALTCIYTKKRGQRPDFTDAIILRKGASVEHVCHRIHRSLASQFKAPAPSTARSGWA; encoded by the exons ATGGGGATCTTGGAGAAAATATCGGAGATCGAGAAGGAGATCGCTCGGACGCAGAAGAACAAGG CCACTGAGTATCATCTGGGCCTGCTGAAAGCAAAACTTGCCAAGTATCGGGCCCAGCTCCTAGAACCATCCAAATCTGCCTCATCCAAAGGAGAGGGCTTCGATGTCATGAAGTCAGGTGATGCCCGTGTGGCGCTGATTGGATTCCCCTCTGTGGGTAAG TCCACCTTCTTGAGTCTGATGACCTCCACAGCCAGTGAGGCTGCATCCTACGAGTTCACCACTCTGACGTGTATCCCTGGGGTCATTGAA TACAAAGGCGCCAACATCCAGCTCCTGGACCTTCCTGGAATCATTGAAGGCGCAGCCCAAG GGAAAGGCCGTGGCCGGCAGGTGATCGCTGTGGCACGCACAGCCGATGTTGTCATCATGATGCTGGATGCCACCAAGGGAGAGGTTCAGAG GTCTCTGCTGGAGAAGGAGCTGGAGTCCGTGGGCATCCGCCTCAACAAGCACAAGCCCAACATCTACTTCAAG cCTAAGAAAGGTGGCGGCATCTCCTTTAACTCAACAGTGACGTTGACCCAGTGCTCCGAAAAGCTGGTGCAGCTCATCCTGCACGAATACA AGATCTTCAATGCAGAAGTGCTCTTCCGAGAAGACTGTTCCCCGGACGAGTTCATCGACGTGATTGTGGGCAACCGGGTGTATATGCCCTGCCTGTAT GTTTACAACAAAATTGACCAGATCTCCATGGAAGAAGTGGACCGCCTGGCCCGAAAACCCAACAGCGTGGTCATCAG CTGCGGCATGAAGCTGAACCTGGACTACCTGCTGGAGATGCTTTGGGAGTATTTGGCCCTGACCTGCATCTACACCAAGAAGAGAGGGC AGAGGCCTGACTTCACGGATGCCATAATTCTCCGGAAAGGAGCCTCTGTGGAGCACGTG TGCCACCGCATCCATCGGTCTCTCGCCAGCCAGTTCAA GGCACCAGCACCAAGTACAGCCCGCAGCGGGTGGGCCTGA